The following coding sequences are from one Musa acuminata AAA Group cultivar baxijiao chromosome BXJ2-4, Cavendish_Baxijiao_AAA, whole genome shotgun sequence window:
- the LOC135609830 gene encoding cyclase-associated protein 1-like isoform X3, with product MEQALLTRLESAVARLETLAASGSAPLVSSRDLPDPSALDPAISAFEDLVADSLGRVSASAGKIGGQVLDATKILEEAFAALRELLVKAKRSQKPDLAGLAEFLKPLNNVMVKANSLTEGKRSDYFNHLKTVADSLTALAWIGYSGKNCGMSMPIAHVEESWQMAEFYSNKILVEYRNKNPDHIEWVKALKELYVPGLRDYVKRFYPTGLAWGSVNSASLSSTSITKAPTASIPASPPPPKAPLCSTESVPSRPKEGMSAVFEEISSGKSVTAGLRKVTDDMKTKNRVDRSGAVAATEKRGHTSSFSNNTKASPKFELQMGRKWSVENQIGNKNLIIDDCDSKQSVYIFGCKDSVLQVKGKVNNITLDKCTKVGIVFMDVVAACEIVNCNGVEVQCQSGQLQLILIRITKFPKHKEYQT from the exons ATGGAGCAGGCTTTGTTGACGAGGCTGGAGTCCGCGGTGGCGCGGCTTGAGACCCTCGCCGCCTCGGGATCCGCCCCGTTGGTATCGTCGAGGGATCTCCCCGACCCCTCGGCCCTGGATCCGGCTATCTCGGCCTTCGAAGACCTGGTCGCCGACTCCCTTGGCCGGGTCTCAGCCTCTGCAGGGAAAATCGGAGGGCAGGTCCTCGACGCGACGAAGATACTGGAGGAGGCGTTTGCCGCGCTCAGGGAGCTTCTCGTCAAGGCCAAACGATCCCAG AAGCCAGACCTTGCTGGTTTAGCAGAATTTTTAAAGCCGCTGAATAATGTGATGGTCAAAGCAAATTCCCTGACAGAAGGAAAGCGATCTGACTATTTCAACCACTTGAAGACAGTTGCTGACAGTCTAACAGCTCTGGCTTGGATAGGTTACTCAGGAAAAAATTGTG GAATGAGCATGCCAATTGCACATGTGGAAGAAAGTTGGCAGATGGCTGAATTCTACAGCAACAAG ATTCTGGTGGAGTACAGAAATAAGAATCCAGATCACATAGAATGGGTAAAAGCCTTGAAGGAGTTATACGTACCGGGGTTACGAGACTATGTCAAAAGATTTTATCCAACAGGTCTTGCTTGGGGTTCTGTTAATTCTGCATCCTTGTCCTCTACTTCCATCACAAAAGCTCCTACAGCAAGCATCCCTGCTTCACCTCCTCCTCCCAAAGCACCACTTTGTAGCACAGAATCTGTACCATCACGTCCTAAAGAAGGAATGTCAGCTGTCTTTGAAGAGATCAGCTCTGGAAAATCAGTAACTGCTG GTCTGAGGAAAGTTACAGATGACATGAAGACCAAAAATAGAGTTGACAGAAGTGGTGCTGTAGCTGCAACTGAAAAACGTGGTCACACCAGTTCCTTTTCAAATAATACTAAGGCATCTCCCAAATTTGAGCTTCAAATGGGTCGAAA ATGGTCAGTTGAAAATCAGATTGGAAATAAAAACTTGATCATAGATGACTGCGACTCAAAGCAGTCTGTATATATATTTGGGTGCAAGGATTCTGTTTTACAAGTCAAAG GAAAAGTGAACAACATAACTCTTGATAAATGCACCAAAGTGGGGATTGTGTTTATG